Genomic window (Sulfurovum sp. NBC37-1):
TTGCTGTGGCCGCATGGTGCGGACTACAATCTTGCGGAAGATGCCAGAAAGAAAGGCAACTACAAGAAAGCTGTGAAATATGCGCTCAGGCAGCTGAAATCGGATATCGAAACGTATGGGGTGGATGGCAAAGAGAATATTATCAGTTATTCCAAGATAGGATACTACTATGAAAAGATGGGAAAATATGATGAGGCCCTGAAGTACAATCTCAAAGCGCTGGAACTGCAAAAGAAACTCCTGGACGAAGATGACAGGACCGAAGCAACAACCTACAACAACATAGGCGGTATCTACAGTAAGCAGGGAAAATACAAAGAGGCGATCGATCACTATCTGATGTCGCTTAAAATACAAAAGAAACTTTTTGGAGAGAATTATCGTGCGTCAGCCATTACCTACAGCAACATAGCCGGGGTCTACCGCAAGCAGGGGAAGTACAGTGAGGCGCTGGAGTATTATAAAAAGGCACTGGAGATACGAAAAGATACTGTGGGGGAGGAGCATTATGCTACGGCTTTAACCTACAGTAATATAGGATTGATCTACTTTAAGCTGGGGCAGTATGAAAAAGCATTGAATGAATTGAATAAAACCTTACAGATACGGGAAAAGATATTTGGGAAAGAACATTCAATAGTGCGAAAAACACAAAGTAATATTGATTATGTTAAAAAAGAAATGATGAAAAAAAGTAAAAAAGATCATCAATAGTTTTTGAATCAAATTGCATAATGTAACACATTTGGTTTACATTAGCTTATAACACCACATAAAGAATAAAAAAAGTGATTTATTATGGCTTTTCTGATAAGATAATTGATACAAAATCAACATTAAAGGAAACAACATGAACATGAAGTTGAAAGGTTTGGCAGTAGCACTATTGCTAACATTTGGAGTAGCGGTAAACGCTGCACAGGATATCCGTATTTATACGGCAGACAATCAAGGCGGTAAAGTAAACGCCAAAACGATCGAGAAAGCATTCAAAGATGCGGGTTTCTACATTACCGGTAACAACGACATGAATAAAGCGTTCGAAGCCAAGTTCAAGGACCATGCACATGATGCATACAATCTTATGACGCTTCACAAGAAAGATGCGGTGACCAAACTACTTAAGAAGTATCCAAACATGGCATTGTTTACACCACTGAGTATGTCTATCTTTACCAAAAAGGGTGAAAAAAACATTTCCGTATCATCTATGTCTACAGCAGGCATTGCCAAGATTACCGGCATTCCTGCAGACAATGCAGACCTTGTTGCCTATATGAAAGACGTTGCGGATGTTCTCGCAAAGGCTATGCCAAACGGTAAGTTTGAAGATACTCACTATAAGATAGCAAAGCCGGAAGGTGACCTTGTCAAAAGATTTACGATGGAAATGGATGTAAAGCCTGACGAGGTAGAAGATGAGCTGGATGGACTTCAGGAAGAACTGGAAGCTGGACTTGAGACAGCAGGCTTTGTCCTGGCAGGCTACAATAAGCTTGGCGATGATCTGGCAAAAGCGGGAGATAACACGTATGACTTTTTTGATGTATACTCCATCTGTAAAGTAGCAGTAATCTATGAAGTCTCCAAAACTCACCCTGAAGCAGGTGCATTTGCTCCATGTTCTTTCTCTATGTATAAGAAAAAAGGTGATAAAACAGTGAATTTTGCTTACCCGTCTGTCTATAACTGGATCAGCTCTATCGACGTGACCGATAAAGCATCAAAAGATGTACTTCTTAAAGCACAGAAAGCAATGAATGCAGCTGTGAATGAAGCAACAGAAGAATAGATCCTTACTAACACCCATACTTCCTCTACCCTAGGGACAGAGGAGGCTATCGGGCCTCTCTACAGACACCTCTTTATTTCCTTAAATCATCTCAATACATAATCAAACATTGCCTGAACGGTTGGTATGGCAAAACCTACCACGGTATTGGAATGTTCCAGTATATCCATATAATGCCATTTTCGCAATGTTATGAACGTTAAGTGTATTTTTCTTGGAAGGGGAGAGGAGGTAGTAGCGTCAATTCAAATCTCGATTTGAATTGACGCTATCTGAAAATTTTAATTTGCAGTCATTCGCTATTTGGCACCAAACATATCGAAGTATAAAGCATCCGCCCAGGACAGAATAGAGTCAGCATCGACTTTACCTGTTTTTTTCCAGTTTTCATTACTTATTGTCTCTGTAAAACTAAACTTCTGCCAGTCTATAAATTTTACATTTTTTGGATTTTTGTCTTTTTTGTCAAAAGAGTATTTGGTATAGATATAGATAGCATTAAAAGGTTTTAGGGAAATAGCAGAAAAGCACAGGGTTATAGGTGATTCCCACTGAGGTGCCTGTTCTTTGTTGATACGTCGTGCAACAACTTTTCCGACATATTTTCCTTCAATATTTGAGGTGTTTCCTGATTTGGAAAAGCCCATCGGCCTAGCATCCCCGGCAATAAATATGTTTTTTTCACCTATGACTTCATAGGTGATGGGATTGATGTGCCCCTCCATCATATCTTTGGCATCTTTTGCAAATCCCATGGTTTCTATGATCTTTGCACCTCTGACACGAGGGTAGAAAGCAGCGTCTGCAAATGTGAATTCATCCATCTCGGTTGTAACCACCTTTTTGTCCAGGTCAATATTTTTAATCGTGCTGTTCGGAACATATTCTATGTAGTCTGCGTAGAGTTCGTCAAAGGCAGAGGAGAAGCCTTTCTTTTTAATGGTGATCGCATTGTTCTCATCCAAAATAATGACTTTTGCTTTGAGCTTTTTCTCTTTGAAATAGTCCGCAATCAGACAGGCTCTCTCATAGGGAGCAGGAAGGCATCTGTAGTTCCCTCCGGGGACGGTAAGGATAAAGTTGCCCTCTTTAAATTTGTGTATTTTATTTTTGATCGTCATATGCTCGGAGCCCGGGATAAATCCTGCGGGATACTCCTGTCTCAATCTTGCAACCAGTGCCGGATCTGTTGTCCATCTGGAGTAATCATAGTCTATACCAGGAGAAAGGACAAGATAATCAAATGTGATATCTCCCTGTGTCGTTTGAAGAATACGATTTTTTTTGTCTACATTGATGGCCGTTGCATTGAAAAAAGTGTAGTTGTAGTTTCGAGCCGCCTGAAGGTAGTCATGCGTAATGTACTCAAGGTCGACTTTGTCGACCATCCATAAATTACTTATGGGACAGGAAATAAACTCATGCCTGCTTTCAACCAAAACCACATCAGCCTGGGGAGAGAACTCTTTTACTGTTTTGGCAATAGAGAGTCCTGACCACCCACCGCCCAAGACAACTACTCTGGGCTTGCTGGTGTCAGGAATAGCCGCTTTATTGCTTTTTGGCAGTGTTTTTTCTTTTGGAGTGCTTGCAGTTTCACTTCCACAGAGGGAAGAAGCGATAGTGAGACCGGAGAGTGCTAGAAATTTTCTTTTTGAAGAATCCATAGATAATACCTCATTATGTTAAATATGTATAGGTAATTATAGTATCTTTTTAGTGCTTATTCACTGCTTACCCCAGTGCGCTCACTTCAAAGTAGTGTGTGACTTCCCGGGTAAGTGTAGCCTCTTTTCTTCTTTTAAAATGGTCGTTCAGGTCAAAACCCTCTTTCCCGTAACCCTCTTTGTATTCCTTGATGAAAGCATTGTAAAGGTCTTCTTTTATGGCGGTAATCTCATACGTGACTTTGTCGAAAATGCTTTTTTCCTTTTTGCTCTGTTCACGTTCTTTTTCATGCAGATTGATACCGCCGTACCTGTTTTCAGGCTCCTGGGTAATATTCATTTCAAGGTGTGCTCGTATGGAAGCAAACACATGTTCGAGCTGAAGAAGCGGCATGCCCTCCGGCAGAGCTTCAACAATAGTTGCTTCTTCTTCCGTGTATCCCCAGCTTCCTGTCAGCGGAAGGTCAACGTCAAAGGTTGATCTTATCAGTTCCCGGATATCGGCAGTTTTCTGCACTTTTTTAAAGGTTGTCATTTATTTCTCCTTTTTTAATTCAACTTCATCGAGTACGTCATACCAGCCTGCCAGTTCTCTGCTGCCTTGTACTACGGCAACAATTTTGCCGTCAGCAGTTAAAAAGTAGTGCATGGGCACGCCGTATTTTTCAAATTTGTCAGGAATCTCATGCCGGTCTCTTGACATATAGAGCAATACATACTCTTTTTTCATCGTCTCTATGAGCTCTTTGTTTGAAAGTGTCAGTTTTTTAAATCTGTCGCAATGTCTGCATTTGTCGGCACCTACAAAAAGGTAGACCATCTTATGCTCTTTTTTCGCTTTTGCCAGAGCATTTTGGTAGTTGTGTTCCCAGTTCAGTTCTACGGCATCAAGGGCAGAGATGAGCAGAAACAGTGAAAGCAATACCTTGCCGATGAATGAAAATCTATGCATAGTTGCCCTTTATGTGTCGATAGCGTATTATAACCCAGCATCCTGAATACTTTTTTGTCACCATGCGGGAGTGCTAGAAAGAGTTGCTTTTTATTAGCCTTGCTTTGCTATAATACGCTCCAGAAAAACGCAAATATCCTACGATATAAAAGGCAGATAATTTGTTAAAAAAACTATTGCATGAACCTCTACTTCACTTTTTGGTGTTGGGTGGCTTACTCTTTCTTGGTTACTCTTTTGTTCAAAACGGTGAAGATGAAGAGAACAGTAT
Coding sequences:
- a CDS encoding tetratricopeptide repeat protein gives rise to the protein MKKILFGIAILGVTLLWPHGADYNLAEDARKKGNYKKAVKYALRQLKSDIETYGVDGKENIISYSKIGYYYEKMGKYDEALKYNLKALELQKKLLDEDDRTEATTYNNIGGIYSKQGKYKEAIDHYLMSLKIQKKLFGENYRASAITYSNIAGVYRKQGKYSEALEYYKKALEIRKDTVGEEHYATALTYSNIGLIYFKLGQYEKALNELNKTLQIREKIFGKEHSIVRKTQSNIDYVKKEMMKKSKKDHQ
- a CDS encoding DUF302 domain-containing protein; this translates as MNMKLKGLAVALLLTFGVAVNAAQDIRIYTADNQGGKVNAKTIEKAFKDAGFYITGNNDMNKAFEAKFKDHAHDAYNLMTLHKKDAVTKLLKKYPNMALFTPLSMSIFTKKGEKNISVSSMSTAGIAKITGIPADNADLVAYMKDVADVLAKAMPNGKFEDTHYKIAKPEGDLVKRFTMEMDVKPDEVEDELDGLQEELEAGLETAGFVLAGYNKLGDDLAKAGDNTYDFFDVYSICKVAVIYEVSKTHPEAGAFAPCSFSMYKKKGDKTVNFAYPSVYNWISSIDVTDKASKDVLLKAQKAMNAAVNEATEE
- a CDS encoding FAD-dependent oxidoreductase → MDSSKRKFLALSGLTIASSLCGSETASTPKEKTLPKSNKAAIPDTSKPRVVVLGGGWSGLSIAKTVKEFSPQADVVLVESRHEFISCPISNLWMVDKVDLEYITHDYLQAARNYNYTFFNATAINVDKKNRILQTTQGDITFDYLVLSPGIDYDYSRWTTDPALVARLRQEYPAGFIPGSEHMTIKNKIHKFKEGNFILTVPGGNYRCLPAPYERACLIADYFKEKKLKAKVIILDENNAITIKKKGFSSAFDELYADYIEYVPNSTIKNIDLDKKVVTTEMDEFTFADAAFYPRVRGAKIIETMGFAKDAKDMMEGHINPITYEVIGEKNIFIAGDARPMGFSKSGNTSNIEGKYVGKVVARRINKEQAPQWESPITLCFSAISLKPFNAIYIYTKYSFDKKDKNPKNVKFIDWQKFSFTETISNENWKKTGKVDADSILSWADALYFDMFGAK
- a CDS encoding thioredoxin family protein; this encodes MHRFSFIGKVLLSLFLLISALDAVELNWEHNYQNALAKAKKEHKMVYLFVGADKCRHCDRFKKLTLSNKELIETMKKEYVLLYMSRDRHEIPDKFEKYGVPMHYFLTADGKIVAVVQGSRELAGWYDVLDEVELKKEK